Proteins from a single region of Sporosarcina sp. P33:
- a CDS encoding DUF445 domain-containing protein → MKRLKIVLTILFMAFIGALIGGVTNHLAIKMLFRPHEAKYIGKTRLPFTPGLIPKRRNELATQLGRTVTNYLLTPDLFRKKMLTPGMQQRVEKFIQGKMDQYVLQSDKTLNDWLGLAGADKLPEQVEEKLLTLIDIQLNDMKSKVTAGTVEKVMPLRWQQQVEDRIPLAADFILQRAGQFIDSAEGRQTFQKLIDDFLNSKGTFGGMLNMLFGESDSLVGKVQREALRFVDAPGTKELLNQLIYKEWRNIQQKPMEQLTSGFDFDSVFESVKNYALNQLAIRDRLDYSLVQYWPQGSTWTAANVTPKIVSFLFAQAEAQLEESLKKLKLDEMVKEQVDTFPVAVLEDLVLGISRREFKMITVLGALLGGVIGIVQGIIALTLNGL, encoded by the coding sequence GTGAAGCGATTGAAAATAGTACTGACTATTTTGTTCATGGCGTTTATTGGCGCATTAATCGGCGGGGTGACAAATCATCTGGCGATTAAGATGCTTTTCAGGCCACATGAAGCAAAGTATATCGGAAAGACCCGATTACCGTTTACACCCGGATTGATACCGAAACGCCGAAATGAATTGGCGACACAGCTTGGCAGGACAGTAACAAATTATCTCCTGACGCCTGATCTGTTCCGGAAGAAAATGCTGACGCCCGGAATGCAACAGCGGGTGGAGAAGTTTATTCAGGGCAAAATGGATCAATACGTCCTGCAATCCGATAAAACATTGAATGACTGGCTCGGCCTTGCGGGTGCGGATAAACTTCCGGAGCAAGTGGAAGAAAAGTTGCTGACATTAATTGATATTCAGCTAAACGATATGAAGTCCAAAGTGACGGCGGGCACAGTCGAAAAGGTTATGCCGCTTCGATGGCAGCAGCAAGTTGAAGATAGAATTCCTCTGGCCGCTGATTTTATTCTGCAGCGCGCCGGCCAATTTATCGATTCCGCAGAAGGAAGGCAAACCTTCCAAAAACTGATAGATGATTTCCTGAACTCCAAAGGAACATTCGGCGGTATGCTGAATATGTTATTTGGAGAATCAGATTCACTTGTCGGCAAAGTACAGCGGGAGGCACTGCGTTTCGTGGATGCTCCCGGAACAAAAGAGTTACTGAATCAGCTGATCTATAAAGAATGGCGCAATATTCAGCAGAAGCCGATGGAGCAGTTGACGTCCGGTTTCGACTTTGATAGTGTGTTTGAATCAGTGAAAAACTACGCACTGAATCAATTGGCAATAAGAGACCGGCTGGATTATAGTCTTGTGCAATATTGGCCGCAGGGGTCTACGTGGACTGCAGCCAATGTCACGCCGAAGATTGTCAGCTTTTTATTCGCACAGGCGGAAGCGCAGCTGGAAGAATCATTAAAGAAACTGAAGCTCGATGAAATGGTGAAAGAGCAAGTAGATACATTCCCTGTGGCGGTTTTAGAAGATCTGGTGCTCGGTATTTCACGCAGAGAGTTTAAGATGATTACGGTTTTGGGCGCTTTACTTGGCGGCGTAATCGGAATCGTGCAAGGTATTATCGCACTTACACTAAATGGATTGTAG